The stretch of DNA TGCAACTATAACAGTCGTGAACATTCTTATTAGAACAAATGAAATTGGTGGTTAGTAGTATGAAATCAAAGAAAAACTTCGATGATATGGAGTTTACTCCACTTCATAGAAAAATAATGCTTTGGGGAAGCGGCGGTCCATTTTTAGATGGCTATGTATTAGTTATTATTGGACTGGCACTTCAACAACTTACACCAGAATTAGGACTAGATGCACAATGGATAGGTTTAGTTGGTGCAGCGACGCTGGTCGGCCTATTTATCGGGACCGCGCTATTTGGCTATGTGGCAGATTTAGTCGGTCGTAAGAAAATGTTTATGATAGACATTATTGCTATTGCGGTACTTTCATTTGCAACCATGTTTATCTCATCCCCCATCGAATTAGTCATTTTACGATTCCTAATTGGTATCGTCATTGGAGCCGATTATCCCATCGCAACCTCTATGGTTGCCGAGTTCTCCCCGACAAAGAAACGCGCATTCACCATGGGTTTCATCGCTGCTATGTGGTACGTCGGTGCAACTGCCGCCAACATGGTCGGCTATCTTTTATACGATGTGCAAGACGGCTGGAGATGGATGTTCGGTAGTGCGATTATCCCCTGTCTCGTTATTCTACTCGGGCGTTTTCATCTACCTGAATCACCAAGATGGTTACTTAAGAAAGGCCGTGTGGAAGAGTGCCGTGAAATAATGCATAAGTTTTTTGGTAAGGATATTGATATTAATTTTGAAGAGGCAGAAGAGACCAAATATAGTAAACTTTTTGAGCCTGTCTATTTAAAAAGAATTATATTCATCGGTACGATATGGAGCTGTCAGGTTATTCCTATGTTCGCCATATATACATTTGGGCCTCAAATAATTGGACTGCTAGGATTTACGGAGGGTCAAGACGCGGCCCTGGGTAATATCGTTATCAGTATATTCTTTATGGCCGGGTGTATTCCTGCGATGTACTGGCTGAACTCTATCGGTCGCAGACCACTTTTGATCGGCAGCTTTGGCATTATGACGGCCTCCTTAGCGCTGCTTGGTATCGTACCAAATCCAAGCATCTGGCTGATAGTAGCCGCTTTTGCTGTTTACGCTTTCTTCTCCGGTGGTCCAGGGATCTTGCAGTGGCTGTATCCAAATGAACTGTTTCCTACTGAGATACGGGCGTCTGCCGTTGGCGCAGTGATGTCCTTTAGTCGAATAGGTACCATCGTCTCGACTTATGCTCTGCCCGTTTATATGGCCACCTATGGCATATCATCAACATTGCTTGTCGGTGCTGGTATATCACTTCTCGGATTAATTGTTTCAGTGTTCATGGCACCAGAAACAAAAGGATTAACATTAGAAACAACCAGTTCAGTTGATTTCACCGCTTCAGTTAAAGTCAGTAGATAAAATATTATCTGCAATATTAAAAGAGTCTCGTACATCTGAAAAAGATGCACAGATAAGGTACGGGACTCAATAAAATATAGAATTAAAATATATTCTTTATTTTTAAGTTTACAGCTTTGAATATTAGCAGCCGGATATTGATATATGAAGGCAAAACCAATTAATAAAAGGAGAATGTCCGCGCAATCCGAAAAGGATGTCGAACCTGTACGGAGCTTATGAATTAAATATAACCTGTGATTAGACCGGGGGGGATTACTTGCCTGTATTTAATTACCCACATTGATTTATATAAGTAAAAAACAATTTTTCATATAAGTGCAAACTAAGCACTAAAAAATTTTAATACAATCGGAATATAATGATGATGAAAACTAAAAGAGCGTTTTGTATCTCTCTTATTGCAAGCGCTATTGCATTAAGTAGCTTTAACACCGTTGCTGCGGATGAAGAAGACGGTATTAATATTCACGGTGGCGTGCGTATTAACTACTCATATAAAGACTACAGTGAGAGTTCAAAAGATAAAGGGGGTGATATGACCTTTAACATGGCATCTCTACGATTCGACGGTAAACTTGGTGACTGGGGTTTAAGGTCGGATTATCGTTTTACTGCCGATACTAACTATATTAAATATGGCTATGCATTCTACAATTTAAATCCTGAATGGGAACTTCAATTCGGTATTAACCAAGTTCCATTCGGTAACTTAGGTTATATCTCTAACAGCTACTGGTTCGGCCTTCCTTATTATCTTGGTTTTGAAGACGACTATGATATTGGTGCAAAAGCCACCTTTGAGAAAAATGGTTGGCACACTGATATGGCCTTCTACAAGAGCGCCGAATATGCAGCAAGCGAAAACAAACAGTACGCAGCTGACCTGTATACCGGCACTATCAACGGTACCGAATATAACAACGAAGAGACCAATCAGCTTAACCTTCGCCAAACCTACACCATGGAGCACGAAGGCGGATCAACTACTTTTGGTGGCTCAGTTGAGGTTGGTCAGATCTATAACTCTAAAACGGGTAACAATGGCGACAGATACGCTATTGCGGCTAGTCTTGACAGCAAGTTCCATGGTTGGAACCTACAACTTCAAGCTATGCAGTATGAATATGATGCCGCTGATAGCGCAGATGACAACAAAATAGCCATCGCAGTGGTCAGCTGGCAGTATGAAATTGCTTCTAAGGCACAGGTATACAGTGTCAACTTAGCAAAAACAATTCCAACCGATTGGGGTAGCGTAAAGTTCTACAATGACTTCGGTCTGATGACGCCAGATGTTGCCGATGTCACCTACGATGACAGCATGCAGAACGTACTAGGTGCGGCCATTGCCGCTGGTCCTACTTACACCCAGATTGACTTCATCATGGGTAAGAACATGACTTTCTCAACGGCAAACAACGACCATATCGGCCTGCCTGAAGTGGGTGATGATTGGGATAAGCGCTTCAACATCAGCATGGCTTATTACTTCTAAACAAGCACGGAGGAGGTAAGCAATTAGCTACACCCAGATTAATTGCTCCTCTTCCAATTTAAGGGTTAACACGGTCTCATCTCGACGTATTACATGGACATCTTATGACCCAGCCTTCGCCCTGCCGAAGGTTTTTTTACACCAAAGGAATGAAGTGATCAAATCATGATGAACCTTAAAAACATATCGGTTAATAAAAAAATCGGCTTAGCCTTTAGCTGCGTCGCCGTGGCTGTAATCGCCCTCTGCATGTTATTTATATCGGGACTGAACAACACACGCGATAATATTTTATCTCTGACTGATGAAGTGTTACCCAACGTAATAGCAGTCGAAAAAATCAAATATGTCACCATCTTCATTCGTCGGGATCAGTTCTCCTTTCTTCCCAGTATTGGCGATCCCGGAATGAAGGGTTGGATGCAAACGACCGACAATATGATTAATGATGTCACCGACATGATTGACGCCTATGAAAAGCACATACAGACAGAGGATGAACGCCAAGCTCTAACATTAGCGAGACGCCACTGGCAAGATTACCTCAGTGCCCAGAGTGGTTTCAACGACATCGTTCTGCAAAATGATCTGTCAGGCGCAAATAAATACCTCCTCAGCTCTTACAAACAGTTTAATAAGATGCAAGACGCCTTAACCAAGCTCACAGAGATCAATTTGGCACGCACCGCAGACGACCGCACCAATACGCTAGAAGGTGTCAGCACCGCAACCATCAAGACCTATATCGGTGTTGGAGTATTATTCGCCTTGATGATTCTCATGACTATCTTCCTTGGACGACAAATTCGTAACCCATTGCGTGAAGTGATGAGCATGGCCGAAGCGATTGCTGCAGGGGATCTTGTCTATCAGATAAAACGCGACCAAATTGGCAATGATGAACTTGGACAACTTGCTGACTCCTGCATCAGTATGCAGCAGAACTTGCGAAAGTTAGTCGGTGAGATAGGTGGTGCTGTCGTTCAACTAAGTTCTTCAATCGAGGAGGTGAGCGCGATATCATTGCAATCATCCCAAGGAATGTCACAGCAGCAAAATGAAATCACAATGGTTGCCACTGCTATGCAACAGATGCAAGCAACCGTTAATGAAGTTGCGATGAATACCGAGGATGCCTCCAGCTCAGCAAATTCGGCAACAAACCATGCAGCACAAGGCAATAAAGATGTACAACAAAGTATCATTGAGATCCAACATGTGTCAGAAGTCATCGAAAATGCTGGAGAGATGGTAGCCCTGCTAGAAAAAGACTCCGTGAGTATCTCTATGGTGGTTGATGTCA from Shewanella sp. Choline-02u-19 encodes:
- a CDS encoding MFS transporter, with protein sequence MKSKKNFDDMEFTPLHRKIMLWGSGGPFLDGYVLVIIGLALQQLTPELGLDAQWIGLVGAATLVGLFIGTALFGYVADLVGRKKMFMIDIIAIAVLSFATMFISSPIELVILRFLIGIVIGADYPIATSMVAEFSPTKKRAFTMGFIAAMWYVGATAANMVGYLLYDVQDGWRWMFGSAIIPCLVILLGRFHLPESPRWLLKKGRVEECREIMHKFFGKDIDINFEEAEETKYSKLFEPVYLKRIIFIGTIWSCQVIPMFAIYTFGPQIIGLLGFTEGQDAALGNIVISIFFMAGCIPAMYWLNSIGRRPLLIGSFGIMTASLALLGIVPNPSIWLIVAAFAVYAFFSGGPGILQWLYPNELFPTEIRASAVGAVMSFSRIGTIVSTYALPVYMATYGISSTLLVGAGISLLGLIVSVFMAPETKGLTLETTSSVDFTASVKVSR
- a CDS encoding methyl-accepting chemotaxis protein, with the translated sequence MMNLKNISVNKKIGLAFSCVAVAVIALCMLFISGLNNTRDNILSLTDEVLPNVIAVEKIKYVTIFIRRDQFSFLPSIGDPGMKGWMQTTDNMINDVTDMIDAYEKHIQTEDERQALTLARRHWQDYLSAQSGFNDIVLQNDLSGANKYLLSSYKQFNKMQDALTKLTEINLARTADDRTNTLEGVSTATIKTYIGVGVLFALMILMTIFLGRQIRNPLREVMSMAEAIAAGDLVYQIKRDQIGNDELGQLADSCISMQQNLRKLVGEIGGAVVQLSSSIEEVSAISLQSSQGMSQQQNEITMVATAMQQMQATVNEVAMNTEDASSSANSATNHAAQGNKDVQQSIIEIQHVSEVIENAGEMVALLEKDSVSISMVVDVIGGIAEQTNLLALNAAIEAARAGEQGRGFAVVADEVRTLAGRTQDSTRQIVEIIEKLQIRAVEAGVATKQSCEMIRGCVSQTHSTGEKISEIEQAVTQIAAMNIQIASACSEQNSVTENLSCSIESINSSSSEAATGAEQTAQACLELSQLSLGLKSLLDQFKTT